A genomic segment from bacterium encodes:
- the pyrR gene encoding bifunctional pyr operon transcriptional regulator/uracil phosphoribosyltransferase PyrR codes for MQLREKAKVMDRETIRRALTRMAHEIVERNGGGSDLCLVGICRRGVPLAERLAGLIAEAEGVRIPVGTLDVTDYRDDRSVCGSEGAGGVAASTETQLPFPVADRRIILVDDVLYTGRTVRAALDALIDRGRPASIQLAVLVDRGHRELPIRPDFVGKNLPTSSREIVTVRVAEVDGEDEVVIEEPL; via the coding sequence GTGCAGTTGCGTGAGAAAGCCAAGGTGATGGATCGGGAGACCATTCGTCGCGCCTTGACGCGAATGGCGCACGAGATCGTCGAGCGCAATGGGGGCGGATCCGACTTGTGCCTCGTGGGCATCTGCCGTCGAGGCGTGCCGCTGGCCGAGCGCCTGGCCGGTCTGATCGCGGAGGCCGAAGGGGTCCGGATTCCTGTGGGGACGCTGGACGTCACCGATTACCGGGATGATCGGAGTGTATGCGGGAGCGAAGGGGCCGGGGGCGTGGCCGCATCGACGGAGACGCAACTGCCGTTCCCCGTGGCCGATCGCCGCATCATCCTGGTGGACGACGTGCTGTACACGGGGCGCACCGTGCGGGCGGCGCTGGATGCCCTCATCGACCGCGGCCGTCCCGCCTCAATCCAGCTGGCCGTCCTGGTCGACCGCGGGCATCGCGAACTGCCGATCCGGCCGGACTTCGTCGGCAAGAACCTCCCGACGTCGTCGCGCGAGATTGTGACCGTCCGCGTCGCCGAGGTCGATGGTGAAGACGAGGTCGTGATCGAGGAGCCGCTCTAG
- a CDS encoding RluA family pseudouridine synthase codes for MGPEADSQDEVLTFEAAAADRGRRLDIVVAERCPRYSRSRVALLAGRGQVLVDDAPRKPAFRLRSGHRVQVLGPPSDPVSVAAEAIPLLVVHEDADVLVVNKPAGLTVHPAPGHPSGTLVNAVLARVPNLSGIAGPLRPGIVHRLDKDTSGLIVVAKTDAAYRSLAAQVRAHTATRVYLALVRGTVRRDAGAIAAPIGRHPTYRTRMAVVPHGRPAVTHFAVLERLPGSTLLEVRLETGRTHQIRVHLLHIGHPILGDPIYGGARAVGMERQALHAARLEFTHPRTGARVAYTAPVPEDFAGLLAHLRALGPNGAAGGRARSKKGEV; via the coding sequence GTGGGTCCCGAAGCTGATTCGCAGGATGAGGTCCTGACCTTCGAGGCGGCGGCCGCGGATCGCGGCCGCCGCCTCGACATTGTCGTCGCCGAGCGGTGTCCGCGCTATTCGCGGTCCCGCGTCGCGCTGCTCGCCGGCCGCGGGCAGGTGCTGGTCGACGATGCGCCGCGGAAGCCTGCGTTCCGGCTCCGTTCGGGACATCGGGTTCAGGTGCTGGGGCCGCCGTCGGACCCGGTGTCCGTTGCTGCCGAGGCGATTCCCCTTCTGGTGGTACACGAAGATGCCGATGTCCTCGTCGTCAACAAGCCTGCCGGTCTGACCGTGCACCCCGCGCCCGGACATCCGAGCGGCACCCTGGTGAACGCCGTGCTGGCCCGGGTCCCCAATCTCTCGGGGATCGCCGGGCCGCTCCGCCCGGGGATCGTCCACCGCCTGGACAAGGATACGTCCGGCCTGATCGTGGTGGCGAAGACGGACGCCGCCTACCGGTCGCTCGCCGCGCAGGTTCGTGCCCACACCGCCACGCGCGTGTATCTCGCGCTCGTGCGTGGGACCGTTCGCAGAGATGCCGGAGCGATCGCGGCCCCGATCGGGCGGCATCCCACCTACCGGACGCGCATGGCGGTCGTGCCGCACGGCCGTCCCGCGGTGACGCACTTTGCCGTCCTCGAGCGGCTTCCGGGATCGACGTTGCTTGAGGTCCGGCTGGAGACCGGGCGGACACACCAGATCCGCGTCCACCTCCTCCACATCGGGCATCCGATTCTGGGGGATCCCATCTACGGCGGCGCCCGTGCGGTGGGAATGGAGCGACAGGCGCTTCACGCGGCCCGGTTGGAGTTTACCCACCCTCGGACCGGGGCGCGCGTCGCCTACACCGCCCCGGTGCCTGAGGATTTTGCCGGACTGCTTGCGCACCTGCGTGCGCTCGGACCCAACGGGGCGGCGGGCGGCAGGGCACGCTCGAAAAAGGGCGAAGTGTAG
- a CDS encoding NFACT RNA binding domain-containing protein produces the protein MQRAEALFDSLTLAAVAREIRALGRARFAGVRQPAPDTVVVSLRAGIVHHLLVSIHPRTARVHFAARPQTAERLGQFGMLLRSRLTEARLDAVEQPPFNRLLRLGFDALEGRLWLIAELMGRHSNLILADERVVLGALKVVTAQMSARRPVLPGRAYVPPPADRPTPETLDAEGLRNILRSPLPLERRLSQALLGVSPLLAQEIAMRAGVDPATPAADAVESAGRIGEGLRAITTMVADGAFSPTLYVDGSRVVAFAAFPMRVHEGSIAQPSPTMSEAIDRYFDQEPATALLAERRSTLAGTVKAALARREAALEASHRTLEESRAGDRYRVMGDLILTHARQVKPRDQHLRVPDYTSGGDDVTIPLDPALTPSENAQQYFRRYAKARATGRALPARIAQLEAETRALRDALVQIDGAASSDDLWEIQSDLAAAGLAGRAPRGRPAARAGPRRFRAADGAVILVGRSARENDRITFHEAGPEDIWLHARGVAGAHVILKSDGRPSEADIQAAAQTAAYYSAGRESGQVAVDAIERKHVRKLRGAPPGAVTYMGERTLLVSPALPPAIPTGERMRSGR, from the coding sequence ATGCAGCGCGCGGAAGCGCTCTTCGATAGCCTCACCCTCGCCGCGGTCGCGCGGGAGATCCGCGCGCTCGGGCGGGCGCGCTTCGCCGGAGTCCGCCAGCCGGCTCCGGATACCGTCGTGGTGAGCCTCCGCGCTGGGATCGTGCACCACCTCCTCGTCAGCATTCATCCCCGAACGGCGCGGGTGCATTTCGCCGCACGGCCGCAGACGGCCGAACGGTTGGGCCAGTTCGGGATGCTCCTCCGCAGCCGGCTCACGGAGGCGCGCCTGGATGCGGTGGAGCAACCGCCGTTCAACCGCCTGCTGCGCTTGGGCTTCGACGCCCTCGAGGGCCGCCTCTGGCTCATCGCGGAACTGATGGGCCGGCACAGCAACCTGATCCTCGCCGACGAGCGCGTGGTCCTCGGCGCGCTCAAGGTTGTCACGGCGCAGATGTCCGCGCGGCGCCCGGTGCTGCCTGGCCGTGCCTATGTCCCGCCGCCCGCCGACCGTCCCACCCCGGAAACGCTCGATGCCGAGGGCCTCCGCAACATCCTCCGCAGTCCCCTCCCGCTCGAACGGCGGCTCTCGCAGGCGCTCCTCGGCGTGAGCCCTCTGCTCGCACAGGAAATCGCGATGCGGGCGGGGGTCGATCCCGCCACCCCGGCCGCGGACGCCGTCGAATCCGCCGGCCGCATCGGTGAGGGACTGCGGGCGATCACCACGATGGTCGCCGATGGCGCCTTCTCGCCGACGCTCTATGTCGATGGGTCACGGGTCGTCGCCTTCGCCGCGTTCCCCATGCGCGTGCACGAGGGCTCGATCGCACAACCATCTCCCACGATGAGCGAAGCGATCGATCGATATTTCGACCAAGAGCCGGCCACGGCGCTGCTGGCGGAACGGCGGAGCACGCTGGCCGGGACGGTTAAGGCGGCGCTCGCCCGGCGGGAGGCCGCCCTCGAGGCGAGTCATCGGACCCTCGAGGAGAGCCGGGCCGGCGATCGCTACCGGGTGATGGGCGACCTAATCTTGACCCACGCGCGCCAGGTGAAGCCGCGCGATCAGCATCTTCGCGTCCCCGATTACACCAGCGGCGGCGACGACGTCACGATCCCCCTCGATCCGGCGCTCACGCCGAGCGAGAACGCGCAGCAATACTTCCGGCGGTACGCGAAAGCTCGGGCGACGGGCCGGGCGCTCCCGGCCCGGATCGCTCAGCTCGAGGCGGAGACGCGGGCGCTGCGGGATGCCCTTGTCCAGATCGACGGCGCCGCGTCTTCGGACGACCTCTGGGAGATTCAATCGGATCTGGCCGCCGCCGGCCTGGCAGGACGCGCGCCGCGCGGCCGGCCGGCCGCGCGTGCCGGGCCTCGCCGGTTTCGTGCGGCCGACGGGGCGGTGATCCTCGTCGGCCGCAGCGCGCGGGAGAACGATCGGATCACGTTCCACGAGGCCGGGCCGGAGGACATCTGGCTGCACGCGCGGGGGGTCGCGGGCGCCCACGTCATCCTGAAAAGCGACGGCCGGCCCTCCGAGGCGGACATCCAGGCCGCAGCCCAGACCGCGGCGTACTACAGCGCGGGCCGGGAGTCAGGACAGGTGGCGGTCGACGCCATCGAGCGCAAGCACGTGCGGAAGCTCCGGGGGGCTCCGCCCGGTGCCGTCACCTATATGGGGGAGCGCACCCTGCTCGTCTCTCCCGCCCTCCCGCCTGCGATTCCGACCGGCGAACGTATGCGCTCCGGGCGGTGA